In Vibrio lentus, a single genomic region encodes these proteins:
- a CDS encoding carbon starvation CstA family protein, which produces MMWFLTCVAALIGGYFIYGAFIEKIFGINEKRQTPAHTKQDGVDYVPMSTPKVYLVQLLNIAGVGPIFGPIMGALYGPAAMLWIVLGCIFAGAVHDYFSGMLSIRNGGASVPTITGRYLGNGAKHFMNIFAIVLLLLVGVVFVSAPAGMITNLVNDQTDFAMSATTMVVIIFAYYIIATIVPVDKIIGRFYPLFGALLIFMSVGLITAIGLSDEHQIMGGFEMKDMFTNMNPNDLPLWPALFITIACGAISGFHATQSPLMARCMENEKNGRFVFYGAMIGEGIIALIWCALALSFFGSVESLSDAIANGGPGNVVYSASFGLLGVFGGILAFLGVVILPITSGDTAFRSSRLILAEYFNMEQKTLRNRLLMALPLFVLGGILTQVDFGIIWRYFGFANQSTAVMMLWTASAYLLRHNKLHWVTTVPAIFMTSVCITFILNNSQLGFGLPMQISTIVGVVSSLLITAYVIKISKGKGDIDLADDEQDQEPKPVTKTA; this is translated from the coding sequence ATGATGTGGTTTCTTACCTGTGTTGCAGCACTCATTGGTGGCTACTTTATTTACGGTGCCTTTATCGAGAAGATCTTCGGTATCAATGAAAAGCGTCAAACACCTGCTCATACCAAGCAAGACGGCGTGGACTACGTTCCAATGTCGACGCCAAAGGTTTACCTAGTTCAGCTGCTTAACATTGCAGGTGTTGGTCCAATCTTCGGCCCTATCATGGGTGCCCTTTACGGCCCGGCAGCGATGCTTTGGATCGTGCTAGGTTGTATCTTCGCAGGTGCAGTACACGACTACTTCTCAGGTATGTTATCTATCCGTAATGGTGGTGCTTCGGTTCCAACTATCACTGGCCGTTACCTAGGCAATGGCGCAAAACACTTTATGAACATCTTTGCCATTGTTCTACTGCTTCTAGTTGGTGTGGTATTCGTATCTGCTCCTGCAGGCATGATCACTAACCTAGTGAACGACCAAACTGATTTCGCGATGTCTGCAACTACGATGGTTGTTATCATCTTTGCTTACTACATCATCGCAACGATTGTCCCTGTCGATAAAATCATTGGTCGCTTCTACCCACTGTTCGGTGCACTACTTATCTTTATGTCTGTTGGCCTAATCACTGCGATTGGTCTATCTGACGAGCACCAAATCATGGGTGGCTTCGAGATGAAAGACATGTTCACCAACATGAACCCGAATGACCTACCACTTTGGCCTGCTCTATTCATCACTATCGCATGTGGTGCTATTTCTGGCTTCCACGCAACTCAGTCTCCTTTGATGGCGCGTTGTATGGAAAACGAGAAGAACGGTCGCTTCGTATTCTACGGTGCAATGATTGGTGAAGGCATCATCGCTCTAATCTGGTGTGCACTTGCTCTATCATTCTTCGGTTCAGTTGAGTCTTTGTCTGACGCGATTGCAAACGGCGGCCCAGGTAACGTGGTATACAGTGCTTCATTTGGTCTACTGGGTGTATTTGGCGGTATCCTTGCTTTCCTTGGCGTGGTTATCCTACCTATCACTTCTGGTGACACAGCGTTCCGTTCAAGCCGTCTTATCCTTGCTGAATACTTCAACATGGAACAGAAAACACTGCGCAACCGCCTACTGATGGCTCTACCGCTATTCGTTCTTGGTGGCATCCTGACTCAAGTAGATTTCGGTATCATCTGGCGCTACTTCGGCTTTGCTAACCAATCAACAGCAGTAATGATGCTGTGGACAGCTTCAGCGTACCTACTTCGCCACAACAAACTGCACTGGGTAACAACGGTTCCAGCTATCTTCATGACGTCTGTGTGTATCACATTCATTCTGAACAACAGCCAACTAGGTTTTGGTCTACCTATGCAAATCTCAACAATCGTAGGTGTGGTTTCATCTCTACTGATTACGGCTTACGTTATCAAGATTTCTAAAGGCAAAGGTGATATCGACCTAGCTGACGACGAGCAAGATCAAGAGCCAAAACCAGTGACTAAAACAGCCTAG
- a CDS encoding DUF2799 domain-containing protein: MKKIITLFAVAFSLAGCSANVQDLAAEGNWQEIGYRDGIKGNTQRSYSEMTELGAVDQASYTEGYHLGVAEFCNPNHAYQIGLSGQVYEGVCSGTEDAQRFRMEWQRGWDEFSNDY; this comes from the coding sequence ATGAAAAAAATAATAACACTATTCGCCGTGGCATTTAGCCTTGCAGGATGCAGCGCTAATGTTCAAGATCTAGCAGCTGAAGGTAACTGGCAAGAGATCGGTTACCGAGATGGTATCAAGGGTAATACTCAGCGTTCGTATTCAGAGATGACTGAGCTTGGTGCTGTTGATCAAGCCAGTTATACAGAAGGTTATCACTTAGGTGTGGCAGAGTTCTGTAATCCTAACCATGCTTATCAGATTGGTTTGTCTGGTCAGGTGTATGAAGGTGTGTGTTCTGGTACGGAAGACGCTCAACGTTTCCGTATGGAATGGCAACGTGGCTGGGATGAGTTCTCGAACGACTATTAA
- the murQ gene encoding N-acetylmuramic acid 6-phosphate etherase, translating into MSNDALISALSHLVSEGRNPDTMDIDLLTSLEVVEKINQQDKQVPLAIEAELPQIAKSVDKIAHAFQNGGRLIYMGAGTSGRLGVLDASECPPTFGVSDKMVIGLIAGGPEAILKAKEGAEDSLTLGIEDLKAIQFTENDVVVGIAASGRTPYVIGALNYANQIGAVTVALSCNPGSPIAEIAQIAISPVVGPEALTGSTRLKSGTAQKLVLNMLTTASMIRIGKSYQNLMVDVKATNEKLVARAARIVIQATECDKALAVSTLKTTDYDVKLAILMILTGLDFESAKAQLDQQHGFLRKAVENNQ; encoded by the coding sequence ATGAGTAACGACGCTCTCATATCAGCGCTCTCGCACCTCGTTTCGGAGGGGAGAAACCCTGACACTATGGATATTGATCTACTCACCTCTCTCGAAGTGGTTGAAAAGATTAACCAACAAGACAAACAAGTCCCACTGGCGATCGAAGCCGAATTACCACAGATCGCGAAATCAGTTGATAAGATCGCTCACGCCTTTCAAAACGGTGGCCGACTGATCTATATGGGCGCAGGCACCAGTGGTCGACTAGGTGTTTTAGATGCCTCAGAATGCCCTCCGACTTTCGGTGTTTCAGACAAAATGGTTATCGGCTTAATCGCTGGCGGACCAGAAGCGATTTTAAAAGCCAAAGAGGGAGCGGAAGATTCACTGACTCTCGGTATTGAAGACCTGAAAGCCATTCAATTTACAGAGAATGATGTCGTGGTAGGCATTGCAGCTAGTGGCCGTACACCTTACGTGATTGGTGCGCTCAACTATGCGAATCAGATTGGTGCAGTGACGGTTGCGCTGTCTTGTAACCCTGGCTCTCCAATTGCCGAAATTGCTCAAATCGCGATAAGCCCAGTGGTTGGCCCTGAAGCCTTAACGGGGTCAACTCGTTTAAAATCAGGGACAGCACAAAAACTGGTACTTAACATGCTCACCACTGCAAGCATGATTCGTATTGGTAAGAGCTATCAGAACTTGATGGTCGACGTAAAAGCGACCAATGAAAAGTTGGTTGCCCGCGCTGCTCGTATCGTTATCCAAGCGACGGAGTGCGATAAAGCACTGGCAGTATCGACGCTGAAAACCACCGATTATGACGTGAAGCTGGCGATTTTGATGATTCTGACAGGGCTCGATTTTGAATCGGCCAAAGCTCAGCTTGATCAACAACACGGCTTCTTAAGAAAAGCGGTAGAGAATAATCAATAA
- a CDS encoding anhydro-N-acetylmuramic acid kinase, which translates to MKSELYIGVMSGTSMDGVDTALVSIEDTGITLLAHDEFPMPDDIKARLLEVCIGQKTDLIAIGELDHQLGHLFADAVLQLLDKSGTPASSVTAIGNHGQTVFHQPTGDSPFTMQLGDANIIAAKTQIQTVADFRRKDMALGGQGAPLVPAFHHTIFHPQDSSVVVLNIGGISNISVLRPNQPTLGYDTGPGNMLMDAWVDKHTGEKFDRDALFALKGQLNQALLEQLLNESYLSKMPPKSTGRELFNLPWLEQQLTEFKDLAAEDVQYTLCEYTALTIANEVETYRLGNQPALYVCGGGTRNPLLMKRLSELLPSWEVESTTSKGVDADYMEAMAFAWLAQRHIHQLPSNLPEVTGASRAASLGVLYRAD; encoded by the coding sequence ATGAAGTCAGAGTTATACATTGGTGTGATGTCAGGGACGAGTATGGACGGCGTTGATACGGCCTTAGTTTCGATAGAAGACACTGGTATCACATTGCTCGCTCATGATGAGTTTCCTATGCCAGATGATATCAAAGCGCGTTTGCTTGAGGTTTGTATTGGACAGAAAACCGATTTGATTGCCATTGGTGAACTCGACCACCAGCTTGGTCATCTATTTGCTGATGCGGTTCTACAACTTCTCGATAAGTCAGGTACGCCTGCATCTTCTGTGACTGCGATTGGTAACCATGGCCAAACAGTATTCCACCAGCCAACCGGTGATTCGCCATTTACCATGCAATTGGGTGACGCCAATATCATTGCCGCTAAAACACAGATTCAAACGGTCGCCGACTTCAGACGCAAAGACATGGCGCTTGGCGGACAAGGTGCGCCATTAGTACCTGCGTTTCACCATACGATCTTTCACCCGCAAGACAGCTCAGTTGTGGTGTTGAATATTGGTGGTATCTCGAATATTTCAGTGCTGCGCCCGAACCAGCCTACTCTTGGTTATGATACTGGCCCGGGCAATATGTTGATGGACGCTTGGGTAGATAAACACACGGGTGAGAAGTTTGACCGTGACGCGCTGTTCGCTCTCAAAGGCCAACTAAATCAGGCCTTACTCGAACAGCTGTTGAACGAATCTTATCTATCTAAAATGCCACCGAAAAGCACTGGCAGAGAGCTGTTTAATCTACCGTGGCTAGAACAACAATTAACAGAATTTAAAGACCTTGCAGCAGAAGATGTTCAGTACACACTTTGTGAATACACCGCATTGACGATAGCCAATGAAGTGGAAACTTATCGCTTGGGTAACCAACCTGCACTGTATGTGTGTGGCGGTGGTACGAGAAATCCATTGTTGATGAAGAGACTGTCTGAACTGCTTCCTAGCTGGGAGGTTGAATCAACCACCAGTAAAGGCGTTGATGCCGATTATATGGAAGCCATGGCCTTTGCGTGGCTTGCTCAACGGCACATACATCAACTGCCAAGCAATTTACCAGAAGTAACTGGCGCAAGTAGAGCAGCCTCTCTAGGCGTTCTTTATCGTGCGGACTAA
- a CDS encoding BadF/BadG/BcrA/BcrD ATPase family protein produces MITHTLAVDGGGTKTAVRLKKIEPTSIVIEEFILPATSLTLYGEAAVTQLTNYIDEILATNQIIPKQCYIVLGVAGAGNTQLKSKLKSALAHCPHLYITTDAEASVFGANAGQGVNCIAIGTGSVAIQLDSLHETLQFGGWGFPIGDQGGGAWLGFRAVQQTLAEFDNQDSSLTRDLVMKKTGSKRSQILEWISQANATDYAQFARALVDIESQCSTAKAIIEQGATQIEQLTQACSSNNTLPIMFLGSLGQFYRERLSPAIQDRSLHVQGNALDGAEVLANQKINQLNLGDS; encoded by the coding sequence ATGATTACACACACCTTGGCAGTCGATGGCGGCGGAACAAAAACCGCCGTCAGACTTAAGAAAATAGAGCCCACATCAATAGTGATTGAGGAGTTCATTTTACCGGCGACTTCATTAACCCTATACGGTGAAGCTGCGGTGACTCAACTCACTAATTATATTGATGAAATTCTAGCGACAAACCAGATAATACCGAAACAATGTTATATTGTGTTGGGTGTCGCGGGAGCGGGTAATACGCAGTTAAAGTCCAAGTTAAAGTCCGCTTTAGCGCATTGTCCTCACCTGTACATCACAACCGATGCAGAAGCATCAGTATTTGGTGCCAATGCAGGACAAGGTGTAAATTGTATTGCGATAGGAACGGGGTCAGTTGCCATCCAATTAGACTCTCTACATGAGACCCTGCAATTTGGCGGATGGGGATTTCCAATTGGCGACCAAGGCGGTGGCGCTTGGCTTGGCTTTCGAGCGGTTCAACAGACCCTCGCCGAGTTCGACAATCAGGATTCATCTTTGACTCGCGATTTAGTCATGAAGAAAACCGGTAGCAAACGTAGCCAAATCTTAGAATGGATTAGCCAAGCGAACGCGACTGATTATGCTCAGTTTGCAAGAGCTCTGGTCGACATTGAATCACAATGTTCAACGGCAAAAGCGATTATAGAACAAGGGGCCACTCAAATAGAGCAGCTCACTCAGGCTTGTTCTAGTAACAACACGCTACCTATTATGTTCTTGGGTAGCTTAGGACAGTTCTATCGTGAGCGTCTCTCACCAGCGATTCAAGATCGTAGTTTACATGTTCAAGGCAATGCTCTGGATGGCGCAGAAGTATTGGCTAACCAGAAGATTAATCAGCTCAACTTAGGAGACTCGTAA
- a CDS encoding sodium:solute symporter: MNSLFTSLDWAVFAIYFAIIAFTGWHFSRTKITSTKDYFLGGNSMPMWVVAISVLATSQSAATFLGGPESSYRGDLTYLATNIGGIIGAIFVALVLIPRFYQNKVSTVYELLKVRFGEKTKQRAGVMYLVGRVFASGARLYMAAIAVSMILFTDIAPSSVVTSVVILVAVGLAYTYMGGIRSVIWSDLIQLVVYVGAAIAVIIYLLGQIPADFGQIAQVLANPGEGQSSKLTLLDFTLDFSPAGTFSFWACITGFVLLNIGAFGLDQDMTQRVLTCKDAKQGSKAMINSIIFSIPVVLVFMSIGLLLYVFYQRPELMGVEGKEVVQNFNGENVTIFMYYVLNEMPAGLRGLVTVGVVAAALSTLNSGLNSMSSVAVQDIYKPWLEARKGEQDDFHYVKAGRVGMAVAAAALGSMGILCYYWQQYTDMPLLSFALSVMVFAYTGLLGVYFTAIFTERGNETSVALALIAGFLTTLLMQAYVWDSVMGVINADWVGIRLAFPYQLCIGTLVSLVVCLAGKKQTQEVNKLQTV; encoded by the coding sequence ATGAATTCACTATTTACCTCACTGGACTGGGCCGTATTTGCGATATATTTCGCCATTATTGCTTTTACAGGTTGGCACTTCAGCCGAACAAAAATAACGAGCACTAAGGACTACTTTTTAGGTGGTAATTCGATGCCAATGTGGGTCGTGGCTATCTCGGTGCTCGCGACATCACAATCTGCTGCGACGTTCTTAGGCGGGCCAGAATCTAGCTACCGTGGTGACTTAACCTACTTAGCGACCAACATTGGCGGCATTATTGGTGCCATCTTCGTTGCCTTGGTACTTATTCCTCGTTTCTATCAAAACAAAGTCTCAACCGTTTATGAACTACTCAAAGTGCGCTTTGGCGAGAAAACCAAACAACGTGCAGGCGTGATGTATTTGGTCGGCCGAGTGTTTGCTTCAGGTGCTCGCCTCTACATGGCTGCGATTGCAGTCTCGATGATTCTGTTTACCGATATTGCCCCCAGCAGTGTGGTGACTTCAGTTGTTATTTTAGTCGCTGTCGGCCTTGCTTATACCTACATGGGTGGCATTCGTTCCGTCATCTGGAGTGACCTAATTCAACTTGTGGTGTATGTCGGTGCTGCTATTGCCGTCATCATCTACTTACTGGGACAAATTCCAGCCGACTTCGGCCAAATAGCTCAAGTACTAGCAAACCCTGGCGAAGGCCAATCGTCTAAGCTGACCTTACTCGATTTCACTCTCGACTTTAGCCCTGCTGGCACCTTTAGTTTCTGGGCATGTATCACTGGCTTTGTCCTATTAAACATCGGTGCATTTGGCCTTGATCAAGACATGACGCAACGTGTGTTGACGTGCAAAGATGCCAAGCAAGGTTCAAAGGCGATGATCAACTCAATCATCTTTTCGATTCCAGTTGTGCTCGTATTCATGTCTATTGGCTTGCTACTGTATGTCTTCTATCAAAGGCCTGAGCTAATGGGTGTGGAAGGCAAAGAAGTCGTGCAAAACTTTAATGGCGAAAACGTAACGATCTTCATGTACTACGTGCTGAATGAAATGCCTGCGGGTCTTCGTGGCTTAGTGACTGTTGGTGTGGTTGCAGCAGCACTTTCAACGTTAAACTCCGGCTTAAACTCTATGTCTTCAGTTGCGGTACAAGATATTTACAAGCCTTGGTTAGAAGCTCGTAAAGGAGAGCAAGATGACTTCCATTACGTGAAAGCTGGACGCGTTGGTATGGCTGTAGCAGCAGCCGCTCTGGGTAGTATGGGCATCTTGTGTTATTACTGGCAGCAATACACCGACATGCCACTGTTATCATTTGCACTGAGTGTGATGGTGTTTGCCTACACAGGTTTACTGGGCGTGTACTTCACTGCAATCTTTACTGAACGTGGCAACGAAACCTCGGTTGCTCTAGCCCTTATCGCCGGTTTCTTAACGACATTACTGATGCAGGCTTACGTGTGGGATAGCGTGATGGGCGTGATTAACGCTGACTGGGTTGGTATTCGATTGGCTTTCCCTTATCAATTATGTATTGGCACCTTGGTCTCGTTGGTTGTCTGCTTAGCAGGTAAAAAACAGACTCAAGAAGTCAACAAGCTACAAACGGTCTAG
- a CDS encoding MurR/RpiR family transcriptional regulator, which translates to MKGIAKVKALLPKLSPSDALVARYVLDHPQQVKQLSSSELAKAVGVSQSTIVKFSQKLGYKGFSEMKVKLYQSDMTYQPVSQRGIHGTITRKDQPDMVMDKLLASKTQSLERTVLLNEGEQLNHAADILHLARKVQISGVGASSLVAKDLAYKLMKIGHAANAEQDAHIQIANAASLSENDVLIAISYSGNTREVVKVAQLARSKKAKVIVISQLSPSALDKYADIKLISAADENHIRSSSITARDSQLFITDLLFIALTQQEEQADQLIEQSKSAVAEFKQ; encoded by the coding sequence GTGAAAGGCATTGCGAAAGTAAAAGCGCTGTTACCCAAGCTGTCTCCATCTGATGCGTTGGTGGCGCGATATGTTCTTGATCACCCACAACAGGTGAAGCAACTATCTTCGTCCGAGTTGGCCAAAGCCGTCGGAGTGAGCCAGTCAACGATAGTGAAGTTTAGTCAGAAGCTTGGTTATAAAGGGTTTTCAGAGATGAAGGTCAAACTCTACCAAAGCGATATGACTTATCAGCCCGTATCTCAACGTGGCATACATGGCACTATCACTCGTAAAGATCAACCCGACATGGTGATGGACAAACTTCTTGCAAGCAAAACACAATCGCTTGAGCGCACTGTGTTATTAAATGAAGGTGAGCAGCTAAACCATGCCGCAGATATTTTGCATCTTGCGCGTAAGGTGCAGATCTCAGGCGTAGGCGCTTCATCTTTGGTGGCGAAAGATCTTGCCTATAAGTTGATGAAAATAGGCCATGCTGCCAATGCAGAGCAGGATGCCCATATTCAAATTGCCAATGCCGCTTCTCTTTCTGAAAATGATGTGTTGATTGCGATTTCTTATTCTGGAAACACCAGAGAAGTGGTGAAGGTTGCTCAGCTAGCCAGATCGAAAAAGGCCAAGGTGATAGTGATTAGTCAGCTATCCCCTTCTGCTTTAGACAAATACGCTGATATTAAGTTGATATCAGCAGCCGACGAAAATCATATTCGCAGTTCATCTATAACTGCTCGTGATAGCCAACTTTTTATTACTGACTTGTTGTTCATTGCGTTAACTCAGCAGGAAGAGCAAGCCGACCAATTAATTGAACAAAGTAAATCTGCAGTAGCAGAATTTAAGCAATAA
- the nagZ gene encoding beta-N-acetylhexosaminidase — MGPLWVDVAGYELTAEDREILEHPTVGGLILFARNYHDSKQLSALNKEIRKVAKRPILIGVDQEGGRVQRFRDGFSIIPAAQEFATKNNGEQLAEQAGWLMAAELIAHDIDLSFAPVLDKGHDCKAIGSRAFGEDIDTIVRHSSAFIKGMKSVGMATTGKHFPGHGGVIADSHLETPYDPRDDIFETDMAIFKAQIEAGILDAMMPAHVVFSHYDDQPASGSEYWLQKVLKQQLGFKGLVFSDDLTMEGAAIMGGPTDRAKAALNAGCDMVLMCNKRDAQIEALDHLAIQEVPLANSLLKKHSFDLPTLHSDSRWKEASEQIKRMLNAG, encoded by the coding sequence ATGGGACCGTTGTGGGTAGATGTTGCGGGCTATGAGCTAACAGCTGAAGACAGAGAAATTTTAGAGCACCCAACCGTTGGTGGTCTCATCTTATTTGCTAGAAACTACCACGATAGTAAACAGCTATCGGCGTTAAATAAAGAGATCCGCAAAGTTGCAAAACGTCCTATTTTAATCGGTGTTGACCAAGAAGGTGGCCGAGTTCAACGCTTCCGCGATGGTTTTTCAATTATCCCAGCAGCTCAAGAATTTGCGACCAAGAATAATGGCGAGCAATTAGCAGAACAAGCGGGTTGGTTGATGGCGGCGGAGTTGATTGCCCATGATATCGATCTGAGCTTTGCGCCTGTTTTAGACAAAGGCCACGACTGTAAAGCGATTGGTAGCCGAGCATTTGGTGAAGATATTGATACCATCGTTCGCCACAGTAGTGCTTTTATTAAAGGCATGAAATCGGTTGGCATGGCGACAACAGGAAAGCACTTTCCAGGACACGGTGGCGTGATTGCTGATTCGCACCTTGAAACGCCTTACGATCCTAGAGACGATATCTTTGAAACTGATATGGCGATCTTCAAGGCTCAAATTGAAGCTGGAATATTAGATGCGATGATGCCTGCACACGTGGTTTTTTCTCACTATGATGATCAACCAGCTAGTGGCTCTGAGTATTGGTTGCAGAAAGTATTGAAGCAGCAGCTTGGATTTAAAGGCTTGGTATTCTCTGATGACTTAACGATGGAAGGCGCTGCAATTATGGGTGGGCCAACCGACAGAGCGAAGGCTGCTCTGAATGCGGGTTGCGACATGGTGTTGATGTGTAATAAACGAGATGCACAAATTGAGGCTCTTGATCACTTAGCGATTCAAGAGGTACCTTTAGCCAACTCATTGCTTAAAAAGCACAGCTTTGATTTACCGACGCTTCACTCGGATAGCCGATGGAAAGAGGCCTCAGAGCAAATTAAGCGGATGTTAAACGCTGGGTGA
- a CDS encoding 3-deoxy-7-phosphoheptulonate synthase, which yields MQKSELSNVNIIDEQVLITPEELKAKLPLSDNARRFIQESRETIANIIHKKDHRMLIVCGPCSIHDLEAAKEYAKRLKALSEELSDQLYIVMRVYFEKPRTTVGWKGLINDPHLDGTFDIEHGLHVGRELLVELAEMEIPLATEALDPISPQYLADTFSWAAIGARTTESQTHREMASGLSMPIGFKNGTDGNLGTAINAMQAASSSHRFMGISREGEVALLTTQGNPNGHVILRGGKQTNYDSVSVHECEQELGKSGLEAALMVDCSHANSRKDFRRQPLVAEDVIHQVREGNKSIIGLMIESHINEGNQPSDIPLNEMKYGVSITDACINWESTEALLKHAHTELVPFLENRLKG from the coding sequence ATGCAAAAAAGTGAATTAAGCAATGTCAATATCATCGACGAACAGGTACTGATTACTCCTGAGGAGTTAAAAGCGAAATTACCTTTGAGCGATAATGCTCGTCGTTTTATTCAAGAGTCTCGTGAAACGATTGCGAATATCATTCATAAGAAAGATCACCGTATGCTAATCGTGTGTGGTCCATGTTCTATTCACGATCTAGAAGCGGCGAAAGAGTACGCAAAACGCCTCAAAGCACTTTCTGAAGAACTGAGCGACCAACTGTATATTGTTATGCGTGTTTACTTTGAAAAGCCTCGTACCACGGTTGGTTGGAAAGGTTTGATCAATGACCCACATCTAGATGGTACGTTCGATATTGAGCATGGTCTGCATGTAGGTCGTGAGCTTTTAGTTGAATTAGCTGAGATGGAAATCCCACTAGCGACAGAAGCACTAGACCCAATCAGCCCACAATACCTAGCAGATACATTCAGCTGGGCCGCGATTGGTGCACGTACGACTGAATCTCAAACTCACCGTGAAATGGCAAGTGGCCTTTCAATGCCAATCGGCTTTAAGAATGGTACTGACGGTAACTTAGGTACTGCAATTAATGCGATGCAGGCTGCTTCTTCTAGTCACCGTTTCATGGGTATCAGCCGCGAAGGTGAGGTTGCACTGCTAACGACTCAGGGTAACCCAAACGGTCACGTGATTTTACGTGGTGGTAAGCAGACGAACTACGATTCAGTATCTGTACACGAATGTGAGCAAGAGCTGGGTAAATCTGGTTTAGAAGCGGCGTTGATGGTTGATTGCAGCCACGCTAACTCTCGTAAAGACTTCCGTCGTCAACCATTGGTTGCTGAAGACGTTATCCACCAAGTGCGTGAAGGCAATAAATCAATTATAGGCCTGATGATTGAGAGCCACATTAACGAAGGTAATCAGCCGTCAGATATTCCTCTAAATGAGATGAAATACGGCGTTTCTATTACCGACGCGTGTATCAATTGGGAGTCAACTGAGGCACTATTGAAGCATGCACATACGGAATTAGTCCCGTTTTTAGAGAACCGCCTGAAAGGTTAG